In Alicyclobacillus vulcanalis, a single window of DNA contains:
- the atpF gene encoding F0F1 ATP synthase subunit B, producing the protein MGGIFQVGTFIFSVISFLIVFFIIQRFAFKPLTRMLEQRRIHIETQISEAEKSREEAARLLAEQQRLLEEARKEARNLLDQARIRADEQAREIVQKAEEEAARILEESRQAIVRERDEALAAVTKRVAELSVELTTRLLRDHVTPEVHKDLMAEAENKLGELVC; encoded by the coding sequence GTGGGCGGCATTTTTCAAGTTGGAACGTTCATCTTCTCCGTGATTTCGTTCCTCATCGTGTTCTTCATCATTCAGCGGTTTGCATTTAAGCCGCTGACGCGCATGTTGGAACAGCGGAGAATCCATATCGAGACGCAAATCAGCGAGGCTGAGAAGAGCCGCGAGGAAGCGGCCCGCCTGTTGGCGGAGCAGCAGCGCCTCTTGGAAGAGGCGCGCAAAGAAGCGCGCAATCTCCTCGATCAAGCGCGCATCCGCGCGGACGAACAGGCGCGCGAAATCGTGCAGAAGGCAGAGGAAGAGGCTGCGCGCATCCTCGAAGAAAGCCGCCAAGCCATTGTGCGCGAGCGCGACGAGGCGCTGGCCGCCGTCACGAAGCGCGTGGCCGAGTTGTCCGTTGAGCTCACCACCCGCCTGTTGCGCGATCACGTCACGCCCGAGGTGCACAAAGACCTCATGGCGGAAGCCGAAAACAAGCTGGGTGAGCTCGTATGTTGA
- the atpC gene encoding ATP synthase F1 subunit epsilon, whose protein sequence is MLTVPLEIVTPERIVLSMDVRMVILKGGDGEIGILPRHIPLATAVKPCLVRIRLADDREDVVPVSGGFVEVLPEKITLLADTAELPEEIDVDRALHAKDRAEKRLQAAVDEEEAERARQALTRAELRLQAVEEHKRLNGFLHAHVPSV, encoded by the coding sequence ATGTTGACCGTGCCGCTCGAAATTGTCACGCCGGAGCGGATCGTGCTGTCGATGGACGTGCGCATGGTGATTTTGAAGGGCGGGGACGGCGAGATCGGGATTTTGCCGCGTCACATCCCGCTGGCCACCGCGGTCAAGCCGTGCCTCGTTCGCATTCGGCTGGCCGACGACCGGGAGGACGTGGTGCCGGTCTCGGGGGGCTTCGTAGAGGTCCTGCCGGAGAAAATCACCCTTCTCGCGGATACGGCGGAGCTGCCTGAGGAAATTGACGTCGATCGCGCCTTGCACGCCAAGGATCGCGCGGAGAAACGGCTGCAGGCTGCGGTGGACGAGGAGGAGGCGGAGCGCGCTCGGCAGGCGCTGACGCGCGCCGAGCTCCGACTTCAGGCGGTCGAGGAACACAAGCGGCTGAACGGATTTCTTCACGCCCATGTTCCGAGCGTGTAA
- the murA gene encoding UDP-N-acetylglucosamine 1-carboxyvinyltransferase, translating into MGKIIIEGGYPLEGTVRVSGAKNAVLPILAASLLAEEGVSQIEEVPNLLDVRVMADTVSALGAKLEWNGSTLRVDARRLLSVCPPADLVRKMRASFVVAGPLLARFGEAMVALPGGCNIGPRPVDLHIKGLEALGATAVVENGYVHFRAPRGGLSGARIYLDVPSVGATQNIMMAAVLAKGQTIIENAAKEPENVDLANYLNAMGARVRGAGTDVIRIEGVERLRGATHAVIPDRIEAGTFLIAAALIGRGVYVENALSHHLMSLIAKLEEAGAVLEDRVEGIKVWPCPTGRMKPLDVKTHYYPSFPTDLQAQMVAALTVAQGTSTVTETVFENRFMHVAELQRMGSHIHIEGRTAVIEGVPRLTGARVTATDLRAGAALVIAGLLAEGRTEVFGLHHIDRGYDDLVGKFQQLGARIERVEGDEEIPMAKSVG; encoded by the coding sequence ATGGGAAAGATCATCATTGAGGGTGGATACCCCCTTGAAGGGACCGTTCGCGTCAGCGGCGCGAAAAATGCGGTGTTGCCAATCCTCGCGGCGAGCCTGCTGGCCGAAGAGGGCGTCAGTCAGATCGAAGAGGTGCCCAACCTCCTCGACGTACGCGTCATGGCGGACACGGTCTCGGCGCTCGGCGCGAAGCTGGAGTGGAATGGAAGTACCCTCCGCGTCGACGCGCGGCGGCTGCTCAGCGTATGTCCGCCCGCTGACCTCGTCCGCAAGATGCGAGCTTCCTTTGTGGTTGCGGGACCGCTGCTCGCCCGCTTCGGCGAGGCCATGGTGGCGCTCCCCGGCGGCTGCAATATTGGCCCGAGGCCTGTGGATCTCCACATCAAAGGGCTTGAAGCGCTGGGCGCAACCGCCGTCGTCGAAAACGGCTATGTGCATTTCCGTGCGCCGCGCGGCGGACTCAGTGGCGCTCGGATTTATCTGGACGTGCCGAGCGTTGGGGCGACGCAGAACATCATGATGGCCGCCGTCCTCGCCAAGGGGCAGACCATCATTGAAAATGCCGCAAAAGAGCCCGAGAATGTCGATCTCGCCAACTATCTGAACGCGATGGGCGCCCGTGTGCGGGGCGCTGGAACCGACGTCATTCGCATCGAAGGCGTGGAACGCCTTCGCGGCGCGACCCACGCGGTGATTCCAGACCGAATCGAGGCGGGGACCTTCCTCATCGCCGCGGCCCTCATCGGGAGAGGCGTATACGTGGAAAACGCCCTCTCGCATCACCTGATGTCTCTCATCGCCAAGCTCGAAGAGGCCGGGGCCGTGCTGGAGGACCGCGTGGAAGGCATCAAGGTGTGGCCCTGCCCGACGGGGCGCATGAAGCCGCTCGACGTCAAGACGCACTATTATCCGTCCTTCCCGACGGACCTCCAGGCGCAGATGGTGGCGGCTCTCACGGTGGCGCAAGGGACAAGCACCGTCACGGAGACCGTCTTCGAAAACCGGTTCATGCACGTGGCTGAACTTCAACGCATGGGGAGCCATATTCACATCGAGGGGCGCACGGCCGTGATCGAGGGCGTGCCGCGCCTGACCGGCGCCCGCGTGACGGCGACCGATTTGCGCGCCGGAGCCGCCCTGGTCATTGCAGGCCTTCTGGCCGAAGGCCGGACCGAGGTGTTCGGGCTTCATCACATCGACCGTGGCTACGACGATCTCGTCGGCAAGTTTCAACAACTCGGTGCGCGGATCGAGCGCGTCGAGGGTGACGAGGAAATTCCGATGGCGAAGTCTGTCGGCTGA
- the atpE gene encoding ATP synthase F0 subunit C produces MQLDMVKAIYDIAVALLLGLAAVGSGVGDGMVMSKYVEGVARQPEARGSIFGSALLGVALVEAFPVIALAFGIIILFTKGAF; encoded by the coding sequence ATGCAACTCGACATGGTCAAGGCGATTTACGACATTGCGGTGGCGCTTTTGCTCGGCTTGGCGGCCGTCGGTTCCGGTGTGGGCGACGGTATGGTCATGAGCAAGTACGTCGAGGGCGTGGCTCGCCAGCCTGAAGCGCGCGGTTCCATCTTCGGTAGTGCGCTCCTTGGTGTCGCGTTGGTCGAGGCTTTCCCGGTCATCGCGCTGGCATTCGGCATCATCATCCTGTTTACGAAGGGTGCGTTCTGA
- a CDS encoding SpoIID/LytB domain-containing protein: MSQPSAVRKVLQLAVRFALVFAAMVMLPVGVAKAIQRSPMPDVSAWVAARDARIQLRVFDEETGAVNTMPLNAYILGVLLANCSPSAPLSSLEAASVAVRTYAIRAMLHPSPEAQKEHADVTDNPSLDLSMETEHELQLSIGAAAALSFISRAQTAIEATDHQILTYRGQPILAFLCTISTGRTRSGEEALGYPIPYLQSLPCPADLSSPDRVSTVTYTLGAFNQALSAHLTNFSSLRVTRTHDGFVQSVKAGETSWSGPAFAARLGLASDDFTFTVRGDELVFTCYGRGPDLGMSLHQADALAAGGMSYKAILSHFYPGARLEDLQSQLQRMVTFGN; encoded by the coding sequence ATGTCCCAGCCAAGTGCCGTTCGCAAGGTCCTCCAGTTGGCCGTCCGATTTGCGCTCGTCTTTGCCGCCATGGTGATGCTTCCCGTGGGCGTCGCCAAGGCGATTCAACGCTCCCCGATGCCCGATGTGTCCGCCTGGGTGGCGGCGCGCGACGCGCGCATTCAACTGCGCGTTTTTGATGAAGAGACGGGGGCGGTGAACACCATGCCCCTGAACGCGTACATCCTCGGCGTGCTGCTCGCCAACTGCAGCCCGTCTGCACCGCTCTCCAGCCTGGAGGCCGCGAGCGTCGCAGTGCGCACGTACGCCATACGGGCCATGCTCCATCCTTCGCCCGAGGCCCAAAAAGAACATGCCGATGTCACGGACAACCCCTCCCTTGATTTGTCGATGGAAACAGAACACGAGCTTCAGCTCTCGATAGGTGCCGCCGCTGCGCTCTCTTTCATTTCGCGGGCTCAGACGGCGATTGAGGCAACGGACCATCAAATTCTGACCTATCGCGGACAACCCATTCTGGCGTTTCTCTGCACCATTTCCACAGGCCGCACGCGATCCGGCGAAGAGGCGCTGGGCTATCCGATTCCCTATCTCCAGAGCCTCCCTTGCCCAGCCGACCTATCGAGCCCTGACCGGGTGTCGACCGTCACCTACACGCTCGGGGCCTTCAATCAGGCGCTCTCCGCGCACCTCACGAACTTCTCATCCCTGCGAGTGACTCGCACGCACGACGGCTTCGTGCAGTCCGTGAAAGCCGGGGAAACCAGCTGGAGCGGTCCAGCCTTTGCTGCTCGCTTGGGTCTTGCCTCCGACGACTTCACGTTCACGGTCAGAGGAGATGAACTGGTGTTCACCTGTTACGGACGAGGCCCTGATCTCGGCATGAGCTTACACCAGGCCGATGCCCTCGCTGCGGGCGGGATGAGCTACAAGGCGATTC
- the atpH gene encoding ATP synthase F1 subunit delta: protein MLTGAVANRYARALVSYAKEHDAVDSIGAQLSKIHSLLRASQDLSHFLASPVISPEHKLQALERVMGEPLRQDLSRFLALMLERGRGAYIALVAERYEELADEIHNRVRVEIETAKPLTEADLNEWVHRLEAACGKTVVPKVVENPALIAGVRVHVGHRVLDATTANALRQFRDRLLARAVRKEGIR from the coding sequence ATGTTGACCGGAGCTGTGGCGAATCGCTATGCGCGCGCGCTGGTGTCGTACGCGAAGGAGCATGACGCTGTCGATTCCATTGGCGCACAGCTTTCCAAGATTCACTCGCTCCTCCGCGCGTCACAGGATTTGTCGCACTTTCTCGCCAGCCCGGTCATCTCTCCCGAACATAAGCTCCAGGCGCTGGAGCGGGTGATGGGAGAGCCGCTCAGGCAGGACCTGTCACGCTTTCTCGCGCTCATGCTCGAGCGCGGGCGAGGAGCGTACATCGCGCTTGTCGCGGAGCGATACGAAGAGCTTGCGGACGAGATTCACAATCGCGTCCGAGTGGAGATAGAGACCGCAAAGCCGCTCACTGAGGCGGACCTGAACGAATGGGTTCACCGGCTCGAAGCGGCGTGCGGCAAGACGGTGGTCCCAAAAGTGGTCGAAAATCCGGCGCTCATCGCGGGTGTGCGAGTTCACGTGGGCCATCGCGTGCTGGATGCGACGACGGCGAACGCATTGCGCCAATTTCGCGATCGCCTACTCGCCCGCGCAGTGCGTAAGGAGGGAATACGTTGA
- the atpG gene encoding ATP synthase F1 subunit gamma, whose amino-acid sequence MAQNSMRDIRRRIKSVRNTAQITKAMEMVAAAKLRRVQDAVQQSKPYLSKMQEMLANLSLAARHVKHPLLAVRPVRRIGYLVITADRGLAGPYNAQVVRAAMQEFGKREKGSYAIYSVGKRGRNFFQRRGLPIAAEVVDLPDTPTYHSVRQLAESIVAAYEREEFDELYFVYNEFINAAVQRPVVRKVLPLASLGENLQGPRRNYLFEPDEESVLAALLPRYAETLVYQAVLDAKASEHAARMNAMGNATDNANELIEKLTLSLNRARQASITTQIAEIVGGAEALK is encoded by the coding sequence ATGGCGCAAAACAGCATGCGCGATATTAGGCGGCGCATCAAGAGCGTCCGGAATACCGCGCAGATTACGAAGGCGATGGAGATGGTCGCGGCCGCAAAGCTGCGCCGCGTGCAGGACGCGGTGCAGCAGTCGAAGCCGTACCTGTCCAAGATGCAGGAGATGTTGGCAAACCTCTCGCTCGCGGCGCGCCACGTCAAGCATCCTCTCCTCGCCGTGCGGCCGGTCCGGCGCATCGGATACCTCGTCATCACGGCCGATCGCGGCCTGGCGGGTCCGTACAACGCGCAGGTCGTGCGCGCGGCCATGCAGGAGTTTGGCAAGCGAGAAAAGGGCTCGTACGCCATCTATTCCGTCGGCAAGCGGGGGCGCAACTTCTTTCAGCGGCGCGGGCTGCCGATCGCGGCCGAGGTCGTCGACCTGCCGGATACGCCGACGTATCACTCGGTCCGCCAACTGGCGGAGAGTATCGTAGCCGCTTACGAGCGCGAGGAGTTCGACGAGCTTTATTTCGTCTACAACGAGTTCATCAATGCAGCCGTGCAACGGCCCGTGGTGCGCAAAGTGCTGCCGCTCGCCTCGCTCGGGGAGAATCTTCAGGGCCCTCGGCGCAACTATTTGTTTGAGCCGGACGAGGAATCTGTTCTCGCGGCGTTGCTCCCGCGTTACGCCGAGACCCTGGTGTACCAGGCCGTGCTGGATGCGAAGGCCTCGGAGCACGCGGCACGCATGAACGCTATGGGCAACGCGACGGACAACGCGAACGAGCTCATCGAGAAACTCACGCTTTCGTTGAACCGGGCGCGCCAAGCGTCGATCACGACGCAGATCGCCGAGATCGTCGGTGGCGCGGAAGCGTTGAAATAA
- a CDS encoding YwmB family TATA-box binding protein, giving the protein MAQNKVIRRARLVRRRGKHVLKRAMWLAVCIGLGAVIAHPPGTASAKTAGPVESNGAAQYQFLMGAVEATGAKPQAYLIHDWTQLNASFMNETQLAALGSQVLQELGLVNAETQATQLANESYWRAVGVWANGTRAEVVLTSFPGVTSGAGDGQPETVMTVTASSSNLTEGQFSSQYDQVERTVASVNGTPQMSAYISGFKPSEVSEAEADQMAMAALRAVGASVVEGIRTPLETSLSGYSARAPMYVLAGDNRRVNVQVAIHDDSFKGGTDVYVGSPLVIATY; this is encoded by the coding sequence ATGGCGCAGAATAAAGTCATTCGGCGGGCTCGTCTCGTGCGCCGCCGCGGGAAACACGTTTTGAAGCGGGCCATGTGGTTGGCGGTGTGCATCGGATTGGGAGCCGTGATCGCACATCCACCCGGCACGGCCAGCGCAAAGACCGCCGGTCCCGTCGAATCGAACGGAGCCGCGCAATACCAGTTCCTGATGGGCGCCGTTGAAGCGACGGGGGCGAAGCCGCAAGCCTACCTCATTCACGATTGGACGCAACTGAACGCGTCGTTTATGAATGAGACGCAGCTGGCCGCTCTCGGCAGCCAGGTGCTTCAGGAACTTGGTCTGGTGAACGCCGAGACCCAGGCCACGCAACTGGCCAATGAGTCGTATTGGCGGGCGGTCGGCGTGTGGGCCAATGGTACGCGCGCTGAGGTGGTGTTGACGAGTTTTCCCGGGGTGACGAGCGGCGCAGGAGACGGCCAACCGGAGACCGTGATGACGGTGACGGCATCGAGTTCCAACTTGACGGAAGGCCAATTTTCGTCGCAATATGACCAGGTGGAGCGCACGGTGGCGTCGGTGAACGGGACGCCGCAGATGAGCGCATACATATCTGGTTTCAAACCGAGCGAAGTCAGCGAGGCGGAAGCGGATCAAATGGCGATGGCAGCGCTAAGGGCGGTAGGTGCGTCGGTGGTGGAGGGCATTCGCACACCTCTCGAGACGAGCCTGTCCGGATATAGTGCCCGCGCACCCATGTACGTGCTGGCGGGAGACAATCGCCGTGTGAATGTCCAGGTGGCGATCCATGACGATTCGTTCAAAGGTGGAACGGACGTGTACGTGGGCTCTCCCTTGGTCATCGCGACCTATTGA
- the atpD gene encoding F0F1 ATP synthase subunit beta, translated as MNKGYVVQVMGPVVDVRFPEGQLPAIQNALRIDYEGELPVHLTLEVALHLGDNVVRTIAMSSTDGLVRGVEVVDTGQAISMPVGPGTLGRIFNVLGETIDEKGPVEAAERWPIHRPAPAFGDLTTKTEIFETGIKVVDLLAPYVKGGKVGLFGGAGVGKTVLIQELIHNIAKEHGGYSVFAGVGERTREGNDLYHEMKESGVLDKTCMVFGQMNEPPGARLRVALSGLTLAEYFRDVEQRDVLFFIDNIFRFTQAGSEVSALLGRMPSAVGYQPTLATEMGQLQERIASTVRGSITSIQAVYVPADDYTDPAPANTFTHLDATTVLERRIADMGLYPAVDPLASTSRALQPDIVGEEHYQVARGVQAVLQRYRELQDIIAILGMDELTDEDRLIVSRARKIQNFLSQPFFVAEVFTGTPGKYVPVKDTVRSFKEILEGKHDEIPETYFRYCGAIEDVIEKARKDGYA; from the coding sequence GTGAACAAAGGGTATGTGGTGCAGGTCATGGGCCCGGTCGTCGATGTCCGTTTTCCAGAAGGACAGCTGCCGGCCATCCAGAACGCCCTCCGCATTGACTACGAGGGCGAACTGCCCGTGCATCTGACGCTCGAGGTCGCGCTGCACCTCGGAGACAACGTGGTTCGAACCATCGCGATGTCGTCGACGGACGGGCTGGTCCGCGGCGTCGAAGTCGTGGACACGGGTCAGGCTATCTCGATGCCGGTGGGACCCGGAACGTTGGGGCGCATCTTCAACGTGCTGGGTGAAACCATTGACGAGAAGGGCCCGGTGGAAGCCGCCGAGCGCTGGCCCATTCATCGCCCCGCCCCCGCGTTCGGGGACTTGACCACCAAGACCGAGATTTTTGAGACGGGCATCAAGGTCGTCGACCTGCTTGCCCCATACGTCAAAGGTGGCAAGGTCGGCCTGTTCGGCGGCGCGGGTGTCGGCAAGACGGTGTTGATTCAGGAGCTCATCCACAACATCGCCAAGGAGCACGGCGGTTACTCCGTGTTCGCCGGCGTCGGCGAGCGGACGCGCGAGGGTAACGACCTCTACCATGAAATGAAGGAGTCGGGGGTCCTCGACAAAACCTGCATGGTGTTTGGCCAGATGAACGAGCCGCCGGGCGCGCGTCTGCGCGTGGCGCTGTCCGGCTTGACGCTCGCCGAGTACTTCCGCGACGTGGAGCAGCGCGACGTGCTGTTCTTCATCGACAACATCTTCCGCTTCACGCAGGCGGGTTCCGAGGTGTCCGCGCTGCTCGGACGCATGCCGTCCGCCGTCGGTTACCAGCCGACCCTTGCGACGGAGATGGGCCAGTTGCAGGAGCGCATTGCGTCGACGGTGCGCGGTTCCATTACCTCCATTCAGGCCGTGTACGTGCCGGCCGACGACTACACGGATCCTGCGCCGGCCAACACGTTCACGCACCTGGACGCGACGACCGTGCTTGAGCGCCGGATCGCCGATATGGGTCTGTATCCCGCGGTGGACCCGCTCGCGTCGACTTCGCGCGCGTTGCAGCCGGACATCGTCGGCGAGGAGCACTACCAGGTGGCGCGCGGCGTGCAGGCGGTGTTGCAGCGGTACCGGGAACTGCAGGACATCATCGCCATTCTCGGCATGGACGAGTTGACGGACGAGGACCGGCTCATCGTGTCCCGTGCACGCAAGATCCAGAACTTCTTGTCGCAGCCGTTCTTCGTCGCCGAGGTGTTCACCGGCACGCCGGGTAAGTATGTGCCCGTGAAGGATACGGTGCGTTCGTTCAAGGAAATTCTGGAGGGCAAGCACGACGAGATTCCCGAGACGTACTTCCGCTATTGCGGCGCCATCGAGGACGTGATCGAGAAGGCGCGCAAGGACGGCTACGCCTGA
- the atpA gene encoding F0F1 ATP synthase subunit alpha: protein MSIRPDEISALIKQQIEQFEVKAEVRDTGTVLSVGDGIARLYGLDNVMAGELVEFESGVYGMALNLEEDNVGVVVLGSVQGIREGEQVRRTGRLVTVPVGPQLLGRVVNALGQPIDNKGPIEATEYRPVESPAPGVIVRRSVHEPLETGIKAIDAMVPIGRGQRELIIGDRQTGKTAVALDTIINQKGKDVKCIYVAIGQKQSTVAQVVETLRRYGAMEYTTVVVASASEPAPLLFLAPYAGCAMAEYYLYNGQHALVVYDDLSKQAAAYREMSLLLRRPPGREAYPGDVFYLHSRLLERAAKLNDEHGGGSLTALPFIETQAGDISAYIPTNVISITDGQIFLESDLFFAGVRPAINVGSSVSRVGSSAQTKAMKKVAGTLKLDLAQYRELQAFTQFGSDLDKATQDTLRRGERMTELLKQPQYHPLSFDRQVASLWTGVNGYLDDIPVEAVQKFEREWLAFLDREYPQVFQQMQERKSLEDDTIELMKEAMAKFKPTFVP, encoded by the coding sequence TTGAGCATTCGTCCGGATGAAATCAGCGCGCTCATCAAACAGCAGATCGAGCAGTTCGAGGTCAAAGCCGAGGTGCGCGACACGGGCACGGTCCTCTCGGTCGGCGACGGAATCGCGCGCCTCTATGGCTTGGACAACGTCATGGCGGGCGAACTGGTCGAGTTTGAGAGCGGCGTGTATGGTATGGCACTCAACCTCGAAGAGGACAACGTCGGTGTCGTGGTCCTCGGTTCGGTGCAGGGCATTCGCGAAGGCGAACAGGTGCGCCGCACGGGGCGGCTCGTGACCGTGCCCGTGGGTCCGCAGCTGCTTGGGCGCGTCGTGAATGCGCTCGGTCAACCCATCGACAACAAGGGCCCCATTGAGGCCACCGAATATCGGCCTGTGGAATCGCCGGCGCCGGGCGTGATCGTCCGCCGGTCGGTGCACGAGCCGTTGGAAACGGGCATCAAGGCCATCGATGCGATGGTGCCCATCGGGCGCGGGCAGCGCGAGCTCATTATCGGCGATCGCCAGACGGGTAAGACGGCGGTCGCGCTGGATACCATCATCAACCAAAAGGGCAAAGACGTGAAGTGCATCTACGTCGCCATCGGTCAGAAGCAGTCGACGGTGGCGCAGGTCGTGGAGACGCTCCGCAGGTACGGAGCCATGGAATACACCACGGTCGTTGTGGCTAGCGCTTCCGAGCCGGCGCCGCTTTTGTTCCTCGCGCCTTACGCCGGCTGCGCGATGGCGGAGTACTACCTGTACAACGGGCAACACGCGCTCGTCGTGTACGACGACTTGTCCAAGCAGGCTGCGGCGTACCGCGAGATGTCGCTCTTGCTCCGCCGCCCGCCTGGCCGCGAGGCGTATCCCGGCGACGTCTTCTATCTGCACTCGCGCCTGCTGGAGCGCGCGGCGAAGTTGAACGACGAGCACGGCGGCGGATCGCTCACGGCGTTGCCGTTCATCGAGACCCAAGCGGGCGATATCTCCGCCTACATTCCGACCAACGTGATCTCGATCACGGACGGCCAGATCTTCCTCGAGTCGGACCTGTTCTTTGCGGGCGTGCGTCCGGCCATCAACGTCGGTTCCTCGGTCTCCCGCGTCGGTTCATCCGCGCAGACCAAGGCCATGAAGAAGGTCGCCGGCACGCTGAAGCTCGATCTCGCCCAGTACCGCGAACTGCAGGCTTTCACGCAGTTCGGGAGCGATTTGGACAAGGCGACGCAGGACACCCTGCGCCGCGGCGAGCGGATGACGGAGCTTTTGAAGCAGCCGCAGTACCACCCGCTCTCGTTCGACCGGCAGGTTGCCTCGCTCTGGACGGGCGTCAACGGCTATCTCGACGATATTCCTGTGGAGGCCGTGCAGAAGTTCGAGCGCGAGTGGCTCGCGTTCCTGGACCGGGAGTATCCACAGGTGTTCCAACAGATGCAGGAGCGCAAGTCGCTTGAAGACGACACCATCGAGCTCATGAAGGAAGCGATGGCGAAGTTCAAGCCGACGTTTGTGCCCTGA
- the atpB gene encoding F0F1 ATP synthase subunit A, translated as MPVFPTLFPGTIWQTNVVVIATIFLTGLIMFVLLRLAVARMDMRHPRGLQNLLEWALDFSDSMAKDVMPSDDSRRFVRPLAFFTLLFLFIANWLGLIFTITVHFDPHAHVWGLSPSDLQSAKGDVELFDSPTSNMSMALGLAILVWLISHARGLRHPGKWFRHLLRHPPFGLLEEITNPLTHGMRLFGNIFAGEILLGLLLRAPFAFHFIPWQLPFIIAWLLYSGFVATIQAYVFSILMCLYIGMKSFEVDSQH; from the coding sequence GTGCCGGTCTTCCCGACGCTATTCCCGGGGACCATCTGGCAGACGAACGTCGTCGTCATTGCGACCATCTTCCTGACGGGGCTCATCATGTTTGTCCTTTTGCGGCTTGCCGTAGCGAGGATGGACATGCGGCACCCGAGAGGGCTGCAGAATCTCTTGGAGTGGGCCCTCGACTTCTCGGATAGCATGGCGAAAGACGTCATGCCGAGTGATGATTCTCGGCGGTTCGTGCGGCCTCTCGCCTTCTTCACGCTGCTCTTCTTGTTCATCGCGAACTGGCTCGGGTTGATTTTCACCATCACGGTTCACTTCGACCCGCATGCCCACGTGTGGGGCTTGAGCCCGTCCGACCTTCAGTCTGCCAAGGGGGATGTGGAGCTGTTTGACTCCCCGACCTCCAACATGAGCATGGCGCTTGGGCTCGCCATTTTGGTATGGCTCATCAGCCACGCGCGCGGCCTCAGGCATCCCGGCAAGTGGTTCCGCCACCTGCTCCGTCACCCTCCCTTTGGGCTGCTGGAGGAAATTACGAACCCGCTGACGCACGGCATGCGACTTTTCGGCAACATCTTCGCCGGTGAAATCCTGTTGGGGCTTTTGCTGCGCGCGCCGTTTGCGTTCCACTTCATTCCGTGGCAGCTTCCGTTCATCATCGCATGGCTCTTGTACAGCGGGTTTGTCGCGACCATTCAAGCGTACGTGTTCAGCATTCTGATGTGCCTCTACATCGGCATGAAGTCGTTTGAGGTGGACAGCCAGCACTGA
- a CDS encoding DUF1146 domain-containing protein gives MQPAYRAIATMGADGLVLLLVFFLGVVACWWALGALKWDKFTHQPFAGQAQLLRFFLALAGGVLSVLVGLVLLGAMQLLNGAL, from the coding sequence ATGCAGCCCGCGTATCGCGCCATTGCCACGATGGGAGCAGACGGCTTGGTCCTTCTGCTCGTGTTCTTTCTTGGCGTGGTGGCCTGTTGGTGGGCGCTCGGCGCACTCAAATGGGACAAGTTCACGCATCAACCTTTCGCAGGCCAGGCACAGCTCCTGCGATTCTTTCTCGCACTCGCCGGGGGCGTGCTGTCGGTCCTTGTCGGGCTCGTCCTTTTAGGCGCCATGCAACTGTTGAATGGCGCGCTCTGA